In Lotus japonicus ecotype B-129 chromosome 5, LjGifu_v1.2, one genomic interval encodes:
- the LOC130720645 gene encoding uncharacterized protein LOC130720645, with protein MSRRLSPPALLDEPIPNLGKITFTPQTQIGIQNAFVGYDKVNDKYKVLAFGVEVGYGIIKMVGRLYTFGESNWRTPIQDLPFGVASAGWGSSWGSRQTLVNGNLHWLTAKGDGSGKWMISSLDVENETHGKLLLPPMLEDEVGRIDLAVSNSYLYVWQFSHKTLLVLWLMKDYGVQGSWTKVMTIPRKFHISRIPICRSNAPHHLNPLCILGNGLVVLRTPCSCSYLVTYDSKNGQFGRRCRIKRSSPRQWHGGIYHESLVSPP; from the exons ATGTCACGGAGGCTGTCACCGCCGGCGTTACTAGACGAACCCATCCCCAATTTGGGAAAGATCACCTTCACACCTCAAACTCAG ATTGGTATCCAGAATGCATTTGTTGGCTATGATAAAGTCAATGACAAGTACAAGGTGCTAGCATTTGGGGTTGAAGTTGGTTATGGTATTATTAAAATGGTGGGTAGGCTTTATACCTTTGGTGAAAGTAATTGGAGAACACCGATTCAGGATCTCCCGTTTGGTGTCGCTAGTGCCGGTTGGGGTTCTAGTTGGGGTTCGCGCCAGACATTAGTGAATGGTAATCTGCATTGGCTTACTGCAAAAGGTGATGGTTCTGGTAAATGGATGATTAGTTCGCTTGACGTGGAAAATGAGACTCATGGTAAATTGTTGCTACCTCCTATGCTGGAGGATGAAGTTGGGCGTATTGACCTGGCTGTCTCCAATAGCTATCTTTATGTGTGGCAATTTTCTCACAAAACTCTCTTAGTTCTATGGTTGATGAAAGACTATGGAGTTCAGGGGTCTTGGACTAAAGTGATGACGATCCCTCGTAAGTTCCATATTTCTAGAATCCCTATTTGTAGATCCAATGCCCCTCATCATCTTAATCCCTTGTGCATTTTGGGAAATGGTCTTGTTGTTCTTAGAACTCCATGTTCTTGTTCTTATTTAGTTACGTATGACTCAAAGAATGGCCAATTTGGACGTCGTTGTAGGATTAAGCGAAGTTCACCACGTCAATGGCATGGAGGGATTTATCATGAGAGTCTAGTTTCGCCACCATGA